In Shewanella psychrotolerans, the genomic stretch GTCTAGAAAACCGATAGCGTGTGCGCCAATCGCCGCATGTTTGACGGTAAACAGGGCTAAGGGGGGTAGGCATAGCGCGCTTTTCTGTATATCGAAACAGCAGGTATACTTGCACCAACTTAAAATGAAGCAACTGAGTTAATTGTTATGATCACCTTTACGACCAACTATGGCGATATCGAAATCGAGCTCGATATAGAGCATGCACCTGTCAGTTCGAAGAATTTCCTTAAATATTGCCAAGATGGATTTTTTGAAGGCACAATTTTTCATCGAGTGATCAAAGGATTTATGATCCAGGGTGGCGGATTTACTGCTGATATGGATGAGAAACCTACGCGTGCTGCTATTGTTAATGAGGCCAACCGTGGTCTTAAAAATGTCAAAGGCTCAATCGCCATGGCGCGCACCGATGCACCTCACTCGGCTA encodes the following:
- a CDS encoding peptidylprolyl isomerase; the encoded protein is MITFTTNYGDIEIELDIEHAPVSSKNFLKYCQDGFFEGTIFHRVIKGFMIQGGGFTADMDEKPTRAAIVNEANRGLKNVKGSIAMARTDAPHSATGQFFINLANNSFLDHTATTNVGWGYAVFGQVTAGMDVVNKIAKVKTCSKDGHDDVPVDIILVEKVTIKDD